One window of Desulfarculus baarsii DSM 2075 genomic DNA carries:
- a CDS encoding alpha-2-macroglobulin family protein yields the protein MKNRGMWAKARRGSWAGMLLLAGLCLLAGPTWAKIEGPAALKVLSLLPAGQTERLSQIVVVFDQPMVALGAAKQDEASAPLRLEPMPPGAFRWLDPQTLAYILDKPIAGATRIKLTVPAGAKALSGAVLAQAVEAFAATPPLTVTEFGPQAGEELGPKPQIRLTINQPARLESLRAKLSLSVNGRPVAATVDYEPPPQWQDGSQGLAASYIVSPVESLPIDAKVNLLVAPGVMPADGDMPSSEAFSADYTSFGATRLNKWEMSRAVLGGLDPAASLTLEFNNPVKMADLLAKLRIEPALELPTAEPEESGSCWISLDLPFQPGQKYRLTIEPGLTDDYGAKSLKAQSIELAIGQRNPIMALGPEMGVIEPPGVAPLRVRNLAAVDLGLRFFGPEQAVPALAAEQERPWDAKPKPLRAGQEGVVLKRLKIKAPANQSILRPLDLAALLGRSPRGGLVLMDARATWPDEEGKPVERVQRSLVQVSDLGLSLKLGADGGLAWLTSLSGGGPLEGVALELRDRKNRVLWKGLSDAQGLAQLPALAQLDPAPDKERSWRDPVVYLLARRGEDFAVLPGDWGADLVYELPYQVNYVGPQGSPPLAAHALVQLPLYQPGQQVRFVVYARRHAAQGLVAAHPLTARVLVKDPYGRIVFEQKADANPYGALACELKLGQDARLGAHAISLMVGKDEISAGGFQVASFRPPDFKVELNAPAAHVGAGPLGQARVDAQYLFGAPVAGGKAQLKAGQEPTTFAPARLADYAVGDLPLPGQEPNQNKDLGQQDAALDASGQAKFGLPAAEPLPGLPVNVRLEAAASDVAGVTHVAVSNVVAHPAQFYLGVKTPLLASAGAAAKIELLAAGVDNQALAASAVSVKAYRQWWETVRERGPGGYYRYLGQARRQEVFSQTLDLAAEGGGFDFTPPQAGTYVIVAEAKDAAGRLSRSASYLWASGPGQAGWERFDGHRLELVAQNDDLAPGQSAKILIKNPFAKATALISVERRGVRRVQVRQIEGPAPVIDVAVEQADAPGVYVGVLLIRGRVAEPVRMGVDLGKPQVRIGYVALNVRRPGGGLAAKVSVDAEQARPGQEIRATVEVSRDGAPAPAQVTLLAVDERVLTAAGDDNSYDPNQTFGRMDGLAVLTADARTQVIGKVLASQKGEGGAGGGGLGQAVRQRFHPAVFWLAMGQTDAHGRLTAAFRLPDTLTAYRVVAVAADKLDGFAMAKAQVRASRPLQVLSALPRFVTSGDRLQARFVVQNLGRAPLKARVELKAVGLHISDPAAQELDLPPGGGGRTVGFWVTAERPGTAVLDVRASAGDELDAARYSLAVNPRAALVTTAASGALRPDGGQKSAATPLELPVGARPGRGGLVVNLAPSLAPAMARPTQMLVEYPFDCWEQRLSRAAARALRLGEGPALGLTPAPDDLAAVQATMALAMDYQTSSGGFAYWRGQDSAELFLSAYTLLADGQIAQAGPKLGDDERKRLIEYLRQTLNERRPGQRRDFYYATSEALAIWALASAGQNARAALESALTRLDGLGPFGLAALIQAAAAGKTPGALETLLARLEPLADVTATEAHFTTINPEGMKLALGSTLRDNAAVLWALCAARPDHPLAAKLARWVAGRLADQESISTQEAVFGLWALRAYLRQAGAQGGPLNVAVSLAGRELLQGGFADGRQGPLTARMVRDLLAPGQRQELVVSAKGQGALFWTARLAYEPGGNPNKPINAGLRLARFLSAPDGGEPPWRLTQRVECFITVAVSQTRHHVAVEVPYPAGLEPERAAFAAQDDAGAWPWLWRELCKDGLLLYAPQLNPGVYSYRFVLRAVAPGSFVMRPARAEEMYAPEVFGQTAEETVEVR from the coding sequence ATGAAAAATCGTGGGATGTGGGCCAAGGCGCGCCGCGGCTCGTGGGCCGGCATGTTGCTGTTGGCCGGGCTCTGCCTGTTGGCCGGGCCGACCTGGGCCAAAATCGAAGGGCCGGCCGCCCTCAAGGTGCTGAGCCTGCTGCCAGCCGGCCAGACCGAACGTCTGAGCCAGATCGTCGTCGTCTTCGACCAACCCATGGTCGCCCTGGGCGCGGCCAAGCAGGACGAGGCCAGCGCGCCGCTACGCCTGGAGCCCATGCCGCCGGGGGCCTTCCGCTGGCTCGACCCCCAGACCCTGGCCTATATCCTCGACAAGCCCATCGCTGGGGCCACGCGCATCAAACTCACCGTGCCGGCCGGCGCCAAAGCGCTTTCCGGGGCGGTGCTGGCCCAGGCCGTGGAGGCTTTCGCCGCCACCCCGCCGTTGACCGTGACCGAATTTGGCCCCCAGGCCGGCGAGGAACTAGGCCCCAAGCCCCAGATCAGGCTGACCATCAACCAGCCCGCCCGGTTGGAGTCGCTACGCGCGAAGCTTTCGCTGTCGGTCAATGGCCGGCCGGTGGCGGCCACGGTGGATTACGAGCCGCCGCCCCAGTGGCAAGACGGCTCCCAGGGCCTGGCCGCCTCTTATATTGTCAGCCCCGTGGAGAGTCTGCCCATCGACGCCAAGGTCAACCTCCTGGTGGCCCCTGGCGTCATGCCGGCCGACGGCGATATGCCCTCCAGCGAGGCCTTCAGCGCCGATTACACGAGCTTTGGCGCCACGCGCCTGAATAAATGGGAGATGTCGCGGGCGGTGCTGGGCGGGCTGGATCCGGCCGCCTCGTTGACTCTGGAGTTCAACAACCCCGTCAAGATGGCCGACCTGCTGGCCAAGCTGCGCATCGAGCCGGCCCTGGAGCTGCCCACGGCCGAGCCCGAGGAGAGCGGATCGTGCTGGATCAGCCTCGATCTGCCCTTCCAGCCGGGCCAAAAATATCGCCTGACCATCGAGCCCGGCCTGACCGACGACTACGGCGCGAAAAGCCTCAAGGCCCAGAGCATCGAACTGGCCATCGGCCAGCGCAACCCGATCATGGCCCTGGGGCCAGAGATGGGCGTCATCGAGCCGCCGGGCGTGGCCCCGCTGCGCGTGCGCAACCTGGCGGCGGTGGATCTGGGCCTGCGCTTTTTCGGGCCCGAGCAGGCCGTGCCGGCCCTGGCCGCCGAACAGGAACGGCCCTGGGACGCCAAACCCAAGCCCCTGCGGGCCGGCCAGGAGGGCGTGGTCCTCAAGCGGCTCAAGATCAAGGCCCCGGCCAACCAGAGCATCTTGCGGCCGTTGGACCTGGCCGCGCTGTTGGGCCGCTCGCCCCGGGGCGGCCTGGTGCTGATGGACGCCAGGGCCACCTGGCCCGATGAAGAAGGCAAGCCCGTCGAGCGGGTGCAGCGCAGCCTGGTGCAGGTCAGCGACCTGGGTCTTTCGCTCAAGTTGGGGGCCGATGGCGGCTTGGCCTGGCTGACCAGCCTGTCGGGCGGCGGGCCCCTGGAAGGCGTGGCGCTGGAGTTGCGCGACCGCAAAAACCGCGTGCTGTGGAAAGGCCTTTCCGACGCCCAAGGCCTGGCCCAACTGCCGGCCCTGGCCCAACTCGACCCCGCGCCGGACAAAGAGCGCTCCTGGCGCGATCCGGTGGTCTACCTGCTGGCCAGACGCGGCGAGGATTTCGCCGTGCTGCCCGGCGACTGGGGCGCGGACCTGGTCTACGAGCTGCCCTATCAGGTCAACTATGTCGGCCCCCAAGGTTCGCCGCCGCTGGCCGCCCACGCCCTGGTCCAACTGCCCTTGTATCAACCCGGCCAGCAGGTGCGTTTCGTGGTCTACGCGCGCCGCCACGCGGCCCAGGGCCTGGTCGCCGCCCATCCGCTGACGGCGCGGGTGCTGGTCAAGGATCCTTATGGCCGGATTGTTTTCGAGCAAAAGGCCGACGCCAACCCCTACGGCGCGCTGGCCTGCGAATTGAAGCTGGGCCAGGACGCCCGCCTGGGCGCGCATGCCATCTCGCTGATGGTCGGCAAGGATGAAATCAGCGCCGGCGGCTTCCAGGTGGCCTCGTTCCGGCCGCCCGACTTCAAGGTCGAGCTGAACGCGCCGGCCGCTCACGTCGGCGCGGGGCCCCTGGGCCAGGCCCGGGTTGATGCGCAATATCTCTTTGGCGCGCCCGTGGCCGGCGGCAAGGCCCAGCTCAAGGCCGGCCAGGAGCCCACGACCTTCGCGCCCGCGCGCCTGGCCGACTACGCCGTGGGCGATCTGCCCCTGCCGGGCCAAGAGCCCAACCAGAACAAAGACCTGGGCCAGCAAGACGCCGCCCTCGACGCCAGCGGCCAGGCCAAGTTCGGCCTGCCTGCCGCCGAGCCGCTGCCGGGGCTGCCGGTCAACGTGCGCCTGGAGGCGGCGGCCAGCGACGTGGCCGGCGTCACTCACGTGGCCGTCTCCAACGTGGTGGCCCATCCGGCCCAGTTTTATCTGGGCGTCAAGACGCCGCTTTTGGCCAGCGCCGGCGCGGCGGCCAAAATCGAGCTGCTGGCCGCCGGCGTGGATAACCAGGCTCTGGCCGCCTCCGCCGTCAGCGTCAAGGCCTATCGCCAGTGGTGGGAGACCGTGCGCGAGCGCGGCCCCGGCGGTTATTATCGCTATCTGGGCCAGGCCCGGCGACAGGAGGTCTTCAGCCAGACCCTGGACCTGGCCGCCGAGGGCGGCGGCTTTGACTTCACCCCGCCCCAGGCCGGAACCTACGTCATCGTGGCCGAGGCCAAGGACGCCGCCGGCCGCCTGAGCCGTAGCGCGTCGTATCTGTGGGCCAGCGGCCCCGGCCAGGCCGGCTGGGAGCGCTTTGACGGCCACCGCCTGGAGCTGGTCGCGCAAAACGACGACCTGGCCCCCGGCCAGTCGGCCAAGATCCTGATCAAAAACCCCTTCGCCAAGGCCACGGCGCTGATCAGCGTCGAGCGCCGGGGCGTGCGCCGCGTGCAGGTGCGCCAGATCGAGGGCCCGGCCCCGGTCATCGACGTGGCCGTGGAACAGGCCGACGCGCCGGGCGTCTACGTGGGCGTGCTGCTGATTCGTGGCCGGGTGGCCGAACCGGTGCGCATGGGCGTGGATTTGGGCAAGCCCCAGGTGCGCATCGGCTACGTGGCCCTCAACGTGCGCCGGCCTGGCGGCGGCCTGGCGGCCAAAGTGAGCGTGGACGCCGAACAGGCCCGGCCTGGCCAGGAGATTCGCGCCACCGTCGAGGTCTCGCGCGATGGCGCGCCGGCCCCGGCCCAGGTGACCTTGCTGGCCGTTGACGAGCGCGTGCTCACCGCCGCCGGCGACGATAATTCCTACGACCCCAACCAGACCTTCGGCCGCATGGACGGCCTGGCCGTACTCACCGCCGACGCGCGCACCCAGGTCATCGGCAAGGTCTTGGCCTCGCAGAAAGGCGAGGGCGGGGCCGGCGGCGGCGGCCTGGGCCAGGCCGTGCGCCAGCGCTTCCATCCGGCGGTTTTTTGGCTGGCCATGGGCCAGACCGACGCTCATGGCCGCCTGACGGCCGCTTTCCGCCTGCCCGACACCCTCACGGCCTATCGAGTGGTGGCCGTGGCCGCCGACAAGCTCGACGGTTTCGCCATGGCCAAGGCCCAGGTGCGGGCCAGCCGGCCCTTGCAGGTTTTGTCGGCCCTGCCGCGCTTTGTCACCAGCGGCGATCGGCTTCAGGCCCGCTTCGTGGTGCAGAACCTGGGGCGCGCGCCGCTGAAGGCCCGCGTCGAGCTGAAGGCCGTGGGCCTGCACATCTCCGATCCGGCCGCTCAGGAGCTTGATCTGCCGCCCGGCGGCGGCGGTCGGACCGTGGGCTTCTGGGTCACGGCCGAGCGGCCGGGCACGGCCGTTTTGGACGTGCGGGCCAGCGCCGGTGACGAGCTTGACGCGGCGCGCTATTCGCTTGCGGTCAACCCCCGCGCGGCCCTGGTCACCACCGCGGCCTCCGGGGCGCTTCGGCCCGATGGCGGGCAAAAGAGCGCGGCCACGCCCCTGGAGCTGCCCGTCGGCGCGCGGCCCGGCCGGGGCGGCCTGGTGGTGAACCTGGCCCCGTCCCTGGCCCCGGCCATGGCCCGGCCCACGCAAATGCTGGTGGAATATCCCTTTGATTGCTGGGAGCAGCGTCTGAGTCGCGCCGCGGCCAGGGCCCTGCGCCTGGGCGAAGGCCCGGCCCTGGGCCTGACCCCGGCCCCCGACGACCTGGCCGCCGTCCAAGCCACCATGGCCCTGGCCATGGATTATCAAACGTCATCGGGTGGTTTTGCCTATTGGCGGGGCCAGGACAGCGCCGAGTTGTTCCTCAGCGCCTACACCCTGTTGGCCGACGGCCAGATCGCCCAGGCCGGACCCAAGCTCGGCGATGACGAGCGCAAGCGCCTGATCGAGTATCTGCGCCAGACCCTCAACGAACGCCGGCCCGGCCAACGCCGCGACTTCTATTACGCCACCAGCGAGGCCCTGGCCATCTGGGCCCTGGCCAGCGCTGGCCAGAACGCCCGCGCGGCCCTGGAGTCGGCCCTGACCCGTCTGGACGGCCTGGGGCCCTTTGGCCTGGCCGCTCTGATCCAGGCCGCCGCCGCCGGCAAGACGCCGGGCGCGCTGGAGACGTTGCTGGCCCGGCTGGAGCCCCTGGCCGACGTCACGGCCACCGAGGCTCACTTCACCACCATCAACCCCGAGGGCATGAAGCTGGCGCTGGGCTCGACCCTGCGCGACAACGCCGCCGTGCTCTGGGCCCTCTGCGCGGCTCGGCCCGATCACCCGCTCGCGGCCAAGCTGGCCCGCTGGGTGGCCGGCCGCCTGGCCGATCAAGAGAGCATCTCCACCCAAGAGGCTGTCTTTGGCCTGTGGGCCTTGCGGGCCTATCTGCGGCAGGCCGGCGCGCAAGGCGGCCCGCTGAACGTGGCCGTCAGCCTGGCCGGCCGCGAGCTGCTCCAGGGCGGCTTTGCCGACGGCCGGCAAGGGCCGCTGACGGCGCGGATGGTGCGCGATCTGCTTGCGCCGGGCCAGCGCCAAGAGCTTGTCGTCTCGGCCAAGGGCCAAGGGGCGCTGTTCTGGACGGCCCGCCTGGCCTACGAGCCCGGGGGCAACCCGAACAAGCCGATCAACGCCGGGCTGCGCCTGGCCCGCTTCCTCAGCGCGCCCGACGGCGGCGAGCCGCCCTGGCGCCTGACCCAGCGGGTGGAGTGCTTCATCACCGTCGCCGTCAGCCAGACCCGCCACCACGTGGCGGTGGAGGTTCCCTATCCGGCCGGCCTGGAGCCCGAGCGCGCGGCCTTCGCCGCCCAGGACGACGCGGGGGCCTGGCCCTGGCTGTGGCGCGAGCTGTGCAAGGACGGGCTGTTGCTTTACGCTCCCCAGCTCAATCCGGGGGTGTATTCTTATCGCTTCGTGCTGCGGGCGGTGGCCCCGGGCTCGTTTGTGATGCGGCCGGCCAGGGCCGAGGAGATGTACGCGCCCGAGGTCTTTGGCCAGACGGCCGAGGAGACGGTGGAGGTGCGGTGA
- a CDS encoding serine O-acetyltransferase: MKIHLPGAVEATCQWDEEQSASMVERLPRIVRRLVATCGTERCYEHVSSAPLPKRQAVVEIVNLGRRIIFPGYFEDGPLDRVNLEYHLGQETVRLYELLAEQISRAVRHECLRQDLECTHCRQRGDEAAYWFIEQLPALRELLAEDVRAALEGDPATSSPDEVIFSYPGLLAITVYRLAHALLHLDVPMLPRMMTEHAHSRTGIDIHPAAEIGRRFFMDHGTGVVIGGTAVIGDGVRVYQGVTLGALSLPRDQVERLKSQKRHPTIGDDVVIYAGATILGGDTVVGARSVIGGNVWLTRSVPPDTRVIMAEPELRYIGPK, translated from the coding sequence ATGAAGATACATCTGCCAGGGGCCGTTGAAGCGACGTGCCAGTGGGACGAGGAACAATCGGCCAGCATGGTCGAACGCCTGCCCCGTATCGTGCGGCGGCTGGTGGCCACCTGTGGCACGGAGCGCTGTTACGAGCACGTCAGTTCGGCCCCCCTGCCCAAGCGCCAGGCCGTGGTCGAGATCGTAAACCTCGGCCGGCGCATCATCTTTCCCGGCTATTTCGAGGACGGCCCCCTGGACCGGGTCAACCTGGAGTATCATCTGGGCCAGGAGACGGTGCGGCTCTATGAACTGCTGGCCGAACAGATCTCGCGGGCGGTGCGCCACGAGTGCCTGCGGCAAGACCTGGAGTGCACCCACTGCCGCCAGCGCGGCGACGAGGCGGCCTATTGGTTCATCGAGCAACTGCCGGCGCTGCGCGAGCTGCTGGCCGAGGACGTGCGCGCCGCCCTGGAAGGCGACCCGGCCACGTCCTCGCCCGATGAAGTGATTTTCAGCTATCCGGGCCTGTTGGCCATCACCGTCTATCGTCTGGCCCACGCCCTGCTGCATCTGGACGTGCCCATGCTGCCGCGCATGATGACCGAGCACGCCCACAGCCGCACGGGCATCGACATCCACCCGGCCGCCGAGATCGGCCGGCGCTTTTTCATGGACCACGGCACGGGCGTGGTCATCGGCGGCACGGCGGTGATCGGCGACGGCGTGCGCGTCTATCAGGGCGTGACCCTGGGCGCGCTGAGCCTGCCCCGCGATCAGGTCGAGCGGCTAAAAAGCCAAAAGCGTCACCCCACCATCGGCGACGACGTGGTAATTTACGCCGGGGCCACCATTCTCGGCGGCGACACCGTGGTCGGGGCGCGTTCGGTGATCGGCGGCAATGTCTGGCTGACCAGATCGGTGCCGCCCGACACCAGGGTGATCATGGCCGAGCCCGAGCTTCGCTACATCGGCCCCAAATGA
- the pbpC gene encoding penicillin-binding protein 1C: MKKRLIGLALATALLPLALWGVIALWPGQLPAEGYGPAKDRLILAADGQILAQLANPLTRQGPWTPTSEITPLLRAALIAAEDRRFYAHPGVDPLALGRAAWQWLRAGRVVSGGSTISMQLARLLRPQRRTLAAKLDEAATALWLEARLGKDEILGQYLNRAPFGGPLVGVGAASRLLLGKAPQRLAPHEAALLAALPKNPSGLLAKSQRPRLKARRDAILRAMAQAGVLDRAALARALAAPVEVGAPPPRPSAPHFARALARRLPPDAPAATPTFIDPELQAALSALAAEHVRQGRELGMRQAAILVLRNSDRAVLAWVGSADWQDPNAGQVDGVLAPRQPGSALKPFIYALALERGHTLAERLADEPLGLATAGGVFRPVDYDGRHRGMVSLRVALASSLNLPALRLVDKLGQPRVLAGLRGLGLALPRAADHYGLGLALGNGEVSLLDLTVAYAALAAGGRWAPARLWPGQAPAVERQALDPAACRLIADVLADDQARALGFGRHSLLELPFPAAVKTGTSQHFRDNWCLGFTADYTVGVWVGDFAGRPMRGVSGLSGAGPLWRKAMMFLHRRAPGALPPWPPGVRRLRVRADSGQLAGPDCQRTVEEYFMAGFGPAGRRSPGHQASDATPQPGLELVRPTHGAVYALDPDLPAGLQVLACQAKAPGPVSAARWLLDGQELPAEGDPLHRRAPLRPGRHVLELVVSGPWGRATARAAFDVLPRPPASAAGQAL, translated from the coding sequence GTGAAAAAGCGCCTGATCGGCCTGGCGCTGGCCACGGCGCTTCTGCCGCTGGCCCTGTGGGGCGTGATCGCGCTGTGGCCGGGCCAGCTTCCGGCCGAGGGCTACGGCCCGGCCAAGGATCGCTTGATCCTGGCCGCCGATGGCCAGATCCTCGCCCAGTTGGCCAACCCGCTGACGCGCCAGGGGCCGTGGACGCCGACGTCCGAGATCACGCCGCTGTTGCGCGCGGCGCTGATCGCCGCAGAGGATCGCCGTTTTTACGCCCACCCCGGCGTGGACCCCCTGGCCCTGGGCCGGGCCGCCTGGCAGTGGCTGCGCGCCGGTCGGGTGGTCTCGGGCGGCTCGACGATCAGCATGCAGTTGGCCCGCCTGCTGCGGCCCCAGCGCCGTACGCTGGCGGCCAAGCTGGATGAGGCGGCCACGGCCCTGTGGCTGGAGGCCCGCCTGGGCAAGGACGAGATCCTGGGCCAATACCTCAACCGCGCGCCCTTTGGCGGGCCGCTGGTGGGCGTGGGCGCGGCCAGCCGCCTGCTCTTGGGCAAGGCCCCCCAACGCCTGGCCCCCCACGAGGCGGCGCTATTGGCCGCTCTGCCCAAAAATCCATCGGGCCTTTTGGCCAAAAGCCAGCGCCCCAGGCTGAAAGCCCGCCGCGACGCCATCTTGCGGGCCATGGCCCAGGCCGGAGTGTTGGACCGCGCCGCGCTCGCTCGCGCCCTGGCCGCGCCGGTGGAGGTCGGCGCGCCGCCGCCCCGGCCCAGCGCGCCCCACTTCGCCAGGGCCCTGGCCCGTCGCCTGCCGCCCGACGCGCCGGCGGCCACGCCCACGTTCATCGACCCGGAGCTGCAAGCGGCCCTGAGCGCCTTGGCCGCCGAGCACGTCCGCCAGGGCCGCGAGCTTGGCATGCGCCAGGCCGCCATTCTGGTGTTGCGCAACAGCGACCGCGCCGTGCTGGCCTGGGTCGGTTCGGCCGATTGGCAAGACCCCAATGCCGGCCAGGTCGATGGCGTCTTGGCCCCGCGCCAGCCGGGCAGCGCCCTCAAGCCCTTCATCTACGCCTTGGCCCTGGAGCGCGGCCACACCCTGGCCGAGCGCCTGGCCGACGAGCCCTTGGGCCTGGCCACGGCCGGCGGCGTTTTTCGTCCGGTGGATTATGACGGCCGCCACCGCGGCATGGTCAGCTTGCGGGTGGCGTTGGCCAGCTCGTTGAACTTGCCGGCGCTACGCCTGGTGGACAAGCTGGGCCAGCCACGAGTGTTGGCCGGCCTGCGCGGGCTGGGGTTGGCCCTGCCCCGCGCGGCCGATCACTATGGCCTGGGCCTGGCCCTGGGCAACGGCGAGGTCTCGCTGCTCGATCTGACCGTCGCCTACGCCGCCTTGGCCGCGGGCGGCCGCTGGGCCCCGGCGCGGCTGTGGCCCGGCCAGGCGCCGGCCGTCGAGCGCCAGGCCCTGGACCCGGCGGCCTGCCGGCTGATCGCCGACGTCCTGGCCGACGATCAGGCCCGGGCCCTGGGTTTTGGCCGGCACAGTCTGCTGGAGCTGCCTTTTCCGGCGGCGGTCAAGACCGGCACCAGCCAGCATTTTCGCGATAACTGGTGCCTGGGCTTCACCGCCGATTACACCGTGGGCGTGTGGGTGGGCGATTTCGCGGGCCGGCCGATGCGGGGCGTCAGCGGCCTGAGCGGGGCCGGGCCGCTGTGGCGCAAGGCGATGATGTTTTTGCATCGCCGCGCGCCGGGCGCGTTGCCGCCGTGGCCGCCGGGCGTGCGCAGGCTGCGCGTCCGCGCCGATTCGGGCCAACTGGCCGGGCCGGACTGCCAGCGGACGGTCGAGGAATACTTCATGGCCGGCTTTGGCCCGGCCGGCCGTCGCTCGCCGGGCCACCAGGCGTCCGACGCCACGCCGCAGCCCGGTCTGGAGTTGGTGCGGCCCACCCACGGGGCCGTTTACGCCCTGGACCCGGACCTGCCGGCGGGCTTGCAGGTCTTGGCCTGCCAGGCCAAGGCCCCCGGCCCGGTGAGCGCCGCGCGTTGGCTGTTGGACGGCCAAGAGCTGCCCGCCGAGGGTGATCCGTTGCATCGCCGCGCGCCGCTGCGCCCCGGTCGCCACGTGTTGGAGCTTGTGGTCAGCGGGCCGTGGGGCCGGGCCACGGCGCGGGCGGCCTTTGACGTGCTGCCCCGGCCGCCGGCCAGCGCGGCGGGCCAGGCCCTTTGA
- the cysK gene encoding cysteine synthase A yields MGVLSQVSQAVGRTPLVAIDGSLFPGTRARVLAKLEYQNPLGSVKDRIALAMIEAAEAAGSIGPGSLVVEPTSGNTGIGLAMVCALKKMRLKLCMPETMSVERRKLLVHLGAELVLTPGALGMNGAVDEARRIVAQNPGAHMPNQFANPANPAAHRQTTGPEIWADTDGQVDIFVAGVGTGGTITGVSQALKARKPDLWSVAVEPAQSPVLAGGQAGPHLIQGIGAGFVPPVLERSLIDEVIAVDGEDALTVARLLAARQGLLCGISSGANVWAAMDLAARPEHAGKTIVTVLPSTGERYLSTRLFTD; encoded by the coding sequence ATGGGCGTGTTGTCCCAAGTTAGCCAGGCCGTCGGCCGCACGCCGCTGGTGGCCATCGACGGGTCGCTTTTCCCGGGGACAAGGGCCAGGGTGCTGGCCAAGCTGGAGTATCAAAACCCCCTGGGCAGCGTCAAGGATCGCATCGCCCTGGCCATGATCGAGGCGGCCGAGGCCGCGGGATCGATCGGGCCGGGGTCGCTGGTGGTCGAGCCCACCAGCGGCAACACGGGCATCGGCCTGGCCATGGTCTGCGCGCTGAAAAAAATGCGCCTGAAGCTTTGCATGCCCGAGACCATGAGCGTCGAGCGCCGCAAGCTGCTGGTTCACCTGGGCGCCGAGCTGGTGCTGACGCCAGGGGCGCTGGGCATGAACGGCGCGGTGGACGAGGCCCGGCGCATCGTGGCCCAAAACCCCGGGGCCCACATGCCCAACCAGTTCGCCAACCCGGCCAACCCGGCCGCCCATCGCCAGACCACCGGCCCCGAGATCTGGGCCGACACCGACGGCCAGGTCGATATCTTCGTGGCCGGCGTGGGCACCGGCGGCACCATCACCGGCGTCAGCCAGGCCCTCAAGGCCCGCAAGCCCGACCTGTGGTCGGTGGCCGTGGAGCCGGCCCAATCGCCGGTGCTGGCCGGCGGCCAGGCCGGGCCGCACCTGATCCAGGGCATCGGCGCGGGCTTCGTGCCGCCGGTGCTGGAGCGCTCGCTCATCGACGAGGTCATCGCCGTCGACGGCGAGGACGCCCTGACTGTCGCCCGCCTGCTGGCCGCCCGCCAGGGCCTGCTCTGCGGCATATCCTCCGGGGCCAACGTCTGGGCGGCCATGGACCTGGCCGCCCGGCCCGAGCACGCCGGCAAGACCATCGTCACCGTCTTGCCCAGCACCGGCGAGCGCTATCTCAGCACCAGGCTGTTTACGGATTGA